One segment of Ricinus communis isolate WT05 ecotype wild-type chromosome 8, ASM1957865v1, whole genome shotgun sequence DNA contains the following:
- the LOC8287637 gene encoding flowering time control protein FPA isoform X2 — MAPPMKFSRVHKESDEPEAPSNNLWVGNLAPDVTDSDLMDLFAKYGALDSVTTYSSRSYAFLYFKHVEDAAAAKDALQGTLLRGNPVKIEFARPAKPSKNLWVGGISPAVSKEQLEEEFLKFGKIEEFKFLRDRNTAFIEYVKLEDALEAMRSMNGKRLGGDQIRVDFLRSQSVRREQLPEFRDSRDSQFSVAHSGVRRFQHSQTSGGRKEGPPSNVLWVGYPPSVQIDEQMLHNAMILFGEIERIKSFPARHYSFVEFRSVDEARRAKEGLQGRLFNDPRISIMYSSSELAPGKEYSSFNAGGKGPRPEIFNENLFGSNQLEVLDHHRPMGLHTLSGPLPPSNIRRPNLQLRPFGPQGSFDPVLSGAEFNDLAPLHSFRDGNSNIPTGPNWRRPSPPASGILPSPASRVRPPMRSVSTGWDVLDPSQYQREPKRSRLDASLPIDEDAFPSRNRFGPPADAGISGPFVNVQGKRSASPVGGRAAGGPHQHRIDHDFIWRGIIAKGGTPVCNARCVPLDKGMDLELPEVVNCSARTGLDMLTKHYAEAIGFDIVFFLPDSEDDFASYTEFLRYLGSKNRAGVAKFDDGTTLFLVPPSDFLTNVLKVKGPERLYGVVLKLPQQTPSSASIQPQLCQPNHIPQYMDRHQIPPPEIDYNQIARKEERFTPMDYNRILHEDSKPPSKIFYPPATESMTEQSVHQAYASNSTVAVSQAGVSWTPELIASLTSLLPANAQLSTLEGGQPVSGSLVVDKRTLHGWKHSGNTSHMQYGSQFNSESQAPLLSQPYPSISSAPNSSEIMVPGTAQIQDFSVNLPHQGGIASRPLNSVNLPSQGGQVALPPHVSQQYQLEVPHQKAYSGMMHGTEGSYSPSVIQQSNNPVVFSSQAQGGNHSQTQSGLPLSSDKVNWEVSSQLQTAPFVADQGTSEVEVDKNQRYQSTLQFAASLLLQIQQQQQQQTGNPAVRGSGNQQ; from the exons ATGGCTCCTCCAATGAAATTTAGCAGGGTACACAAGGAATCAGATGAACCGGAGGCTCCATCGAACAATCTTTGGGTTGGTAACTTGGCTCCGGATGTAACAGATTCGGATCTTATGGATCTATTTGCGAAATACGGTGCTCTTGATAGTGTAACCACGTATTCTTCTAGAAGCTACGCCTTCTTGTACTTCAAGCATGTGGAGGATGCCGCAGCTGCTAAAGACGCGCTTCAAGGGACACTGCTTCGTGGAAATCCTGTCAAAATCGAGTTTGCGAGACCG GCCAAACCCTCTAAGAATCTGTGGGTGGGTGGAATCAGCCCAGCAGTTTCTAAGGAACAGTTGGAAGAAGAGTTTCTAAAGTTTGGTAAAATTGAGGAATTTAAGTTTCTTAGAGACCGGAATACTGCATTTATCGAGTATGTCAAACTGGAAGATGCTTTAGAAGCCATGAGAAGCATGAACGGAAAACGACTTGGTGGTGATCAGATACGAGTGGATTTCCTTCGGTCACAATCTGTAAGAAGG GAACAATTGCCCGAGTTTCGTGACTCAAGAGACAGCCAGTTTTCAGTTGCACACTCTGGAGTAAGACGATTTCAG CATTCTCAGACTTCAGGGGGCCGAAAGGAAGGTCCACCCAGTAATGTATTATGGGTAGGCTATCCTCCTTCTGTGCAGATTGATGAACAAATGCTCCATAATGCAATGATTCTTTTTGGTGAGATTGAGAGAATAAAGAGCTTCCCAGCAAGGCACTATTCATTTGTAGAATTTAGGAGTGTTGATGAAGCTCGGCGTGCGAAAGAAGGCTTGCAGGGCCGGCTTTTCAATGACCCTCGCATTTCAATTATGTATTCAAGCAGTGAGTTGGCTCCTGGTAAAGAATACTCTAGTTTTAATGCTGGAGGTAAAGGCCCAAGGCCAGagatttttaatgaaaatctGTTTGGGTCTAACCAACTAGAAGTATTGGATCATCATCGTCCTATGGGGCTACATACGTTGTCTGGACCATTACCACCAAGTAATATTCGCAGACCGAACCTACAGCTGCGTCCTTTTGGTCCTCAAGGTAGCTTTGACCCTGTGCTTTCTGGTGCAGAATTTAATGATTTGGCTCCTCTGCATAGTTTCCGTGATGGGAATTCCAACATTCCAACGGGGCCAAACTGGAGAAGGCCGTCTCCTCCTGCATCTGGGATCCTTCCATCACCAGCTTCAAGGGTTAGGCCACCAATGCGGTCAGTATCTACTGGATGGGATGTGCTTGACCCCAGTCAGTATCAGAGGGAACCAAAACGGTCAAGGCTTGATGCTTCATTGCCCATTGATGAGGATGCTTTTCCCTCAAGAAATAGGTTTGGTCCTCCTGCTGATGCAGGTATTTCAGGTCCATTTGTGAATGTTCAAGGGAAGCGTAGTGCTAGTCCGGTTGGTGGAAGGGCTGCAGGAGGACCACACCAACATCGTATTGACCAtgattttatttggcgagGTATTATAGCTAAGGGTGGAACACCAGTATGTAATGCTCGTTGTGTCCCTTTAGATAAAGGGATGGATTTAGAACT TCCTGAAGTCGTTAATTGCTCAGCCAGAACAGGACTGGATATGCTCACAAAACACTATGCCGAGGCCATTGGGTTTGACATTGTCTTTTTCTTGCCAGATAGTGAAGATGATTTTGCTTCTTATACTGAATTCCTTCGCTATCTGGGTTCTAAAAATCGCGCTGGTGTTGCAAAGTTTGATGATGGGACGACACTCTTTCTGGTGCCTCCATCAGATTTCTTAACCAATGTGTTGAAAGTTAAAGGTCCTGAACGTCTCTATGGTGTAGTACTCAAGTTGCCCCAGCAAACTCCTAGTAGTGCATCAATACAGCCACAGCTATGTCAGCCCAACCATATACCTCAGTATATGGATAGACATCAGATTCCACCACCAGAGATTGATTATAATCAAATTGCTCGGAAGGAGGAACGTTTTACACCAATGGATTATAACAGGATTTTGCACGAGGACTCGAAGCCTccatcaaaaatattttatccaCCAGCAACTGAGTCTATGACGGAGCAGTCGGTACATCAAGCGTATGCTTCTAATAGCACTGTAGCAGTTTCGCAGGCTGGAGTTTCTTGGACGCCTGAGCTTATTGCCAGTCTTACATCTTTATTGCCTGCAAATGCACAGTTGTCTACTTTAGAAGGTGGGCAACCAGTGTCAGGCTCCTTAGTTGTTGATAAAAGAACTTTGCATGGATGGAAGCATTCTGGAAACACGAGTCATATGCAGTATGGAAGCCAGTTCAATTCTGAGTCGCAAGCTCCATTGTTATCGCAGCCTTATCCATCGATCTCCAGTGCACCTAACAGTTCAGAAATTATGGTCCCTGGGACTGCCCAAATCCAAGATTTCTCTGTCAACCTACCGCACCAGGGTGGAATTGCATCTAGGCCATTGAACAGCGTTAACTTACCTTCTCAAGGTGGGCAAGTTGCTTTGCCACCACATGTCAGCCAGCAGTATCAGCTTGAGGTTCCTCATCAGAAGGCCTATAGTGGGATGATGCATGGAACAGAAGGATCTTATAGTCCATCAGTTATTCAGCAATCTAACAATCCTGTTGTCTTCTCTAGTCAGGCTCAGGGTGGTAATCATTCCCAGACACAATCTGGGTTGCCTTTATCTTCTGACAAAGTAAATTGGGAGGTTTCCAGTCAACTCCAAACTGCTCCTTTTGTTGCTGATCAGGGCACATCAGAGGTTGAGGTAGACAAGAATCAGCGATACCAGTCAACATTACAGTTTGCTGCAAGCCTCCTCCTCCAGATACAGCAGCAACAACAGCAGCAAACAGGTAATCCAGCAGTGCGAGGATCTGGAAATCAACAATGA
- the LOC8287637 gene encoding flowering time control protein FPA isoform X3 — translation MAPPMKFSRVHKESDEPEAPSNNLWVGNLAPDVTDSDLMDLFAKYGALDSVTTYSSRSYAFLYFKHVEDAAAAKDALQGTLLRGNPVKIEFARPAKPSKNLWVGGISPAVSKEQLEEEFLKFGKIEEFKFLRDRNTAFIEYVKLEDALEAMRSMNGKRLGGDQIRVDFLRSQSVRRQEQLPEFRDSRDSQFSVAHSGVRRFQHSQTSGGRKEGPPSNVLWVGYPPSVQIDEQMLHNAMILFGEIERIKSFPARHYSFVEFRSVDEARRAKEGLQGRLFNDPRISIMYSSSELAPGKEYSSFNAGGKGPRPEIFNENLFGSNQLEVLDHHRPMGLHTLSGPLPPKFNDLAPLHSFRDGNSNIPTGPNWRRPSPPASGILPSPASRVRPPMRSVSTGWDVLDPSQYQREPKRSRLDASLPIDEDAFPSRNRFGPPADAGISGPFVNVQGKRSASPVGGRAAGGPHQHRIDHDFIWRGIIAKGGTPVCNARCVPLDKGMDLELPEVVNCSARTGLDMLTKHYAEAIGFDIVFFLPDSEDDFASYTEFLRYLGSKNRAGVAKFDDGTTLFLVPPSDFLTNVLKVKGPERLYGVVLKLPQQTPSSASIQPQLCQPNHIPQYMDRHQIPPPEIDYNQIARKEERFTPMDYNRILHEDSKPPSKIFYPPATESMTEQSVHQAYASNSTVAVSQAGVSWTPELIASLTSLLPANAQLSTLEGGQPVSGSLVVDKRTLHGWKHSGNTSHMQYGSQFNSESQAPLLSQPYPSISSAPNSSEIMVPGTAQIQDFSVNLPHQGGIASRPLNSVNLPSQGGQVALPPHVSQQYQLEVPHQKAYSGMMHGTEGSYSPSVIQQSNNPVVFSSQAQGGNHSQTQSGLPLSSDKVNWEVSSQLQTAPFVADQGTSEVEVDKNQRYQSTLQFAASLLLQIQQQQQQQTGNPAVRGSGNQQ, via the exons ATGGCTCCTCCAATGAAATTTAGCAGGGTACACAAGGAATCAGATGAACCGGAGGCTCCATCGAACAATCTTTGGGTTGGTAACTTGGCTCCGGATGTAACAGATTCGGATCTTATGGATCTATTTGCGAAATACGGTGCTCTTGATAGTGTAACCACGTATTCTTCTAGAAGCTACGCCTTCTTGTACTTCAAGCATGTGGAGGATGCCGCAGCTGCTAAAGACGCGCTTCAAGGGACACTGCTTCGTGGAAATCCTGTCAAAATCGAGTTTGCGAGACCG GCCAAACCCTCTAAGAATCTGTGGGTGGGTGGAATCAGCCCAGCAGTTTCTAAGGAACAGTTGGAAGAAGAGTTTCTAAAGTTTGGTAAAATTGAGGAATTTAAGTTTCTTAGAGACCGGAATACTGCATTTATCGAGTATGTCAAACTGGAAGATGCTTTAGAAGCCATGAGAAGCATGAACGGAAAACGACTTGGTGGTGATCAGATACGAGTGGATTTCCTTCGGTCACAATCTGTAAGAAGG CAGGAACAATTGCCCGAGTTTCGTGACTCAAGAGACAGCCAGTTTTCAGTTGCACACTCTGGAGTAAGACGATTTCAG CATTCTCAGACTTCAGGGGGCCGAAAGGAAGGTCCACCCAGTAATGTATTATGGGTAGGCTATCCTCCTTCTGTGCAGATTGATGAACAAATGCTCCATAATGCAATGATTCTTTTTGGTGAGATTGAGAGAATAAAGAGCTTCCCAGCAAGGCACTATTCATTTGTAGAATTTAGGAGTGTTGATGAAGCTCGGCGTGCGAAAGAAGGCTTGCAGGGCCGGCTTTTCAATGACCCTCGCATTTCAATTATGTATTCAAGCAGTGAGTTGGCTCCTGGTAAAGAATACTCTAGTTTTAATGCTGGAGGTAAAGGCCCAAGGCCAGagatttttaatgaaaatctGTTTGGGTCTAACCAACTAGAAGTATTGGATCATCATCGTCCTATGGGGCTACATACGTTGTCTGGACCATTACCACCAA AATTTAATGATTTGGCTCCTCTGCATAGTTTCCGTGATGGGAATTCCAACATTCCAACGGGGCCAAACTGGAGAAGGCCGTCTCCTCCTGCATCTGGGATCCTTCCATCACCAGCTTCAAGGGTTAGGCCACCAATGCGGTCAGTATCTACTGGATGGGATGTGCTTGACCCCAGTCAGTATCAGAGGGAACCAAAACGGTCAAGGCTTGATGCTTCATTGCCCATTGATGAGGATGCTTTTCCCTCAAGAAATAGGTTTGGTCCTCCTGCTGATGCAGGTATTTCAGGTCCATTTGTGAATGTTCAAGGGAAGCGTAGTGCTAGTCCGGTTGGTGGAAGGGCTGCAGGAGGACCACACCAACATCGTATTGACCAtgattttatttggcgagGTATTATAGCTAAGGGTGGAACACCAGTATGTAATGCTCGTTGTGTCCCTTTAGATAAAGGGATGGATTTAGAACT TCCTGAAGTCGTTAATTGCTCAGCCAGAACAGGACTGGATATGCTCACAAAACACTATGCCGAGGCCATTGGGTTTGACATTGTCTTTTTCTTGCCAGATAGTGAAGATGATTTTGCTTCTTATACTGAATTCCTTCGCTATCTGGGTTCTAAAAATCGCGCTGGTGTTGCAAAGTTTGATGATGGGACGACACTCTTTCTGGTGCCTCCATCAGATTTCTTAACCAATGTGTTGAAAGTTAAAGGTCCTGAACGTCTCTATGGTGTAGTACTCAAGTTGCCCCAGCAAACTCCTAGTAGTGCATCAATACAGCCACAGCTATGTCAGCCCAACCATATACCTCAGTATATGGATAGACATCAGATTCCACCACCAGAGATTGATTATAATCAAATTGCTCGGAAGGAGGAACGTTTTACACCAATGGATTATAACAGGATTTTGCACGAGGACTCGAAGCCTccatcaaaaatattttatccaCCAGCAACTGAGTCTATGACGGAGCAGTCGGTACATCAAGCGTATGCTTCTAATAGCACTGTAGCAGTTTCGCAGGCTGGAGTTTCTTGGACGCCTGAGCTTATTGCCAGTCTTACATCTTTATTGCCTGCAAATGCACAGTTGTCTACTTTAGAAGGTGGGCAACCAGTGTCAGGCTCCTTAGTTGTTGATAAAAGAACTTTGCATGGATGGAAGCATTCTGGAAACACGAGTCATATGCAGTATGGAAGCCAGTTCAATTCTGAGTCGCAAGCTCCATTGTTATCGCAGCCTTATCCATCGATCTCCAGTGCACCTAACAGTTCAGAAATTATGGTCCCTGGGACTGCCCAAATCCAAGATTTCTCTGTCAACCTACCGCACCAGGGTGGAATTGCATCTAGGCCATTGAACAGCGTTAACTTACCTTCTCAAGGTGGGCAAGTTGCTTTGCCACCACATGTCAGCCAGCAGTATCAGCTTGAGGTTCCTCATCAGAAGGCCTATAGTGGGATGATGCATGGAACAGAAGGATCTTATAGTCCATCAGTTATTCAGCAATCTAACAATCCTGTTGTCTTCTCTAGTCAGGCTCAGGGTGGTAATCATTCCCAGACACAATCTGGGTTGCCTTTATCTTCTGACAAAGTAAATTGGGAGGTTTCCAGTCAACTCCAAACTGCTCCTTTTGTTGCTGATCAGGGCACATCAGAGGTTGAGGTAGACAAGAATCAGCGATACCAGTCAACATTACAGTTTGCTGCAAGCCTCCTCCTCCAGATACAGCAGCAACAACAGCAGCAAACAGGTAATCCAGCAGTGCGAGGATCTGGAAATCAACAATGA
- the LOC8287637 gene encoding flowering time control protein FPA isoform X1, producing the protein MAPPMKFSRVHKESDEPEAPSNNLWVGNLAPDVTDSDLMDLFAKYGALDSVTTYSSRSYAFLYFKHVEDAAAAKDALQGTLLRGNPVKIEFARPAKPSKNLWVGGISPAVSKEQLEEEFLKFGKIEEFKFLRDRNTAFIEYVKLEDALEAMRSMNGKRLGGDQIRVDFLRSQSVRRQEQLPEFRDSRDSQFSVAHSGVRRFQHSQTSGGRKEGPPSNVLWVGYPPSVQIDEQMLHNAMILFGEIERIKSFPARHYSFVEFRSVDEARRAKEGLQGRLFNDPRISIMYSSSELAPGKEYSSFNAGGKGPRPEIFNENLFGSNQLEVLDHHRPMGLHTLSGPLPPSNIRRPNLQLRPFGPQGSFDPVLSGAEFNDLAPLHSFRDGNSNIPTGPNWRRPSPPASGILPSPASRVRPPMRSVSTGWDVLDPSQYQREPKRSRLDASLPIDEDAFPSRNRFGPPADAGISGPFVNVQGKRSASPVGGRAAGGPHQHRIDHDFIWRGIIAKGGTPVCNARCVPLDKGMDLELPEVVNCSARTGLDMLTKHYAEAIGFDIVFFLPDSEDDFASYTEFLRYLGSKNRAGVAKFDDGTTLFLVPPSDFLTNVLKVKGPERLYGVVLKLPQQTPSSASIQPQLCQPNHIPQYMDRHQIPPPEIDYNQIARKEERFTPMDYNRILHEDSKPPSKIFYPPATESMTEQSVHQAYASNSTVAVSQAGVSWTPELIASLTSLLPANAQLSTLEGGQPVSGSLVVDKRTLHGWKHSGNTSHMQYGSQFNSESQAPLLSQPYPSISSAPNSSEIMVPGTAQIQDFSVNLPHQGGIASRPLNSVNLPSQGGQVALPPHVSQQYQLEVPHQKAYSGMMHGTEGSYSPSVIQQSNNPVVFSSQAQGGNHSQTQSGLPLSSDKVNWEVSSQLQTAPFVADQGTSEVEVDKNQRYQSTLQFAASLLLQIQQQQQQQTGNPAVRGSGNQQ; encoded by the exons ATGGCTCCTCCAATGAAATTTAGCAGGGTACACAAGGAATCAGATGAACCGGAGGCTCCATCGAACAATCTTTGGGTTGGTAACTTGGCTCCGGATGTAACAGATTCGGATCTTATGGATCTATTTGCGAAATACGGTGCTCTTGATAGTGTAACCACGTATTCTTCTAGAAGCTACGCCTTCTTGTACTTCAAGCATGTGGAGGATGCCGCAGCTGCTAAAGACGCGCTTCAAGGGACACTGCTTCGTGGAAATCCTGTCAAAATCGAGTTTGCGAGACCG GCCAAACCCTCTAAGAATCTGTGGGTGGGTGGAATCAGCCCAGCAGTTTCTAAGGAACAGTTGGAAGAAGAGTTTCTAAAGTTTGGTAAAATTGAGGAATTTAAGTTTCTTAGAGACCGGAATACTGCATTTATCGAGTATGTCAAACTGGAAGATGCTTTAGAAGCCATGAGAAGCATGAACGGAAAACGACTTGGTGGTGATCAGATACGAGTGGATTTCCTTCGGTCACAATCTGTAAGAAGG CAGGAACAATTGCCCGAGTTTCGTGACTCAAGAGACAGCCAGTTTTCAGTTGCACACTCTGGAGTAAGACGATTTCAG CATTCTCAGACTTCAGGGGGCCGAAAGGAAGGTCCACCCAGTAATGTATTATGGGTAGGCTATCCTCCTTCTGTGCAGATTGATGAACAAATGCTCCATAATGCAATGATTCTTTTTGGTGAGATTGAGAGAATAAAGAGCTTCCCAGCAAGGCACTATTCATTTGTAGAATTTAGGAGTGTTGATGAAGCTCGGCGTGCGAAAGAAGGCTTGCAGGGCCGGCTTTTCAATGACCCTCGCATTTCAATTATGTATTCAAGCAGTGAGTTGGCTCCTGGTAAAGAATACTCTAGTTTTAATGCTGGAGGTAAAGGCCCAAGGCCAGagatttttaatgaaaatctGTTTGGGTCTAACCAACTAGAAGTATTGGATCATCATCGTCCTATGGGGCTACATACGTTGTCTGGACCATTACCACCAAGTAATATTCGCAGACCGAACCTACAGCTGCGTCCTTTTGGTCCTCAAGGTAGCTTTGACCCTGTGCTTTCTGGTGCAGAATTTAATGATTTGGCTCCTCTGCATAGTTTCCGTGATGGGAATTCCAACATTCCAACGGGGCCAAACTGGAGAAGGCCGTCTCCTCCTGCATCTGGGATCCTTCCATCACCAGCTTCAAGGGTTAGGCCACCAATGCGGTCAGTATCTACTGGATGGGATGTGCTTGACCCCAGTCAGTATCAGAGGGAACCAAAACGGTCAAGGCTTGATGCTTCATTGCCCATTGATGAGGATGCTTTTCCCTCAAGAAATAGGTTTGGTCCTCCTGCTGATGCAGGTATTTCAGGTCCATTTGTGAATGTTCAAGGGAAGCGTAGTGCTAGTCCGGTTGGTGGAAGGGCTGCAGGAGGACCACACCAACATCGTATTGACCAtgattttatttggcgagGTATTATAGCTAAGGGTGGAACACCAGTATGTAATGCTCGTTGTGTCCCTTTAGATAAAGGGATGGATTTAGAACT TCCTGAAGTCGTTAATTGCTCAGCCAGAACAGGACTGGATATGCTCACAAAACACTATGCCGAGGCCATTGGGTTTGACATTGTCTTTTTCTTGCCAGATAGTGAAGATGATTTTGCTTCTTATACTGAATTCCTTCGCTATCTGGGTTCTAAAAATCGCGCTGGTGTTGCAAAGTTTGATGATGGGACGACACTCTTTCTGGTGCCTCCATCAGATTTCTTAACCAATGTGTTGAAAGTTAAAGGTCCTGAACGTCTCTATGGTGTAGTACTCAAGTTGCCCCAGCAAACTCCTAGTAGTGCATCAATACAGCCACAGCTATGTCAGCCCAACCATATACCTCAGTATATGGATAGACATCAGATTCCACCACCAGAGATTGATTATAATCAAATTGCTCGGAAGGAGGAACGTTTTACACCAATGGATTATAACAGGATTTTGCACGAGGACTCGAAGCCTccatcaaaaatattttatccaCCAGCAACTGAGTCTATGACGGAGCAGTCGGTACATCAAGCGTATGCTTCTAATAGCACTGTAGCAGTTTCGCAGGCTGGAGTTTCTTGGACGCCTGAGCTTATTGCCAGTCTTACATCTTTATTGCCTGCAAATGCACAGTTGTCTACTTTAGAAGGTGGGCAACCAGTGTCAGGCTCCTTAGTTGTTGATAAAAGAACTTTGCATGGATGGAAGCATTCTGGAAACACGAGTCATATGCAGTATGGAAGCCAGTTCAATTCTGAGTCGCAAGCTCCATTGTTATCGCAGCCTTATCCATCGATCTCCAGTGCACCTAACAGTTCAGAAATTATGGTCCCTGGGACTGCCCAAATCCAAGATTTCTCTGTCAACCTACCGCACCAGGGTGGAATTGCATCTAGGCCATTGAACAGCGTTAACTTACCTTCTCAAGGTGGGCAAGTTGCTTTGCCACCACATGTCAGCCAGCAGTATCAGCTTGAGGTTCCTCATCAGAAGGCCTATAGTGGGATGATGCATGGAACAGAAGGATCTTATAGTCCATCAGTTATTCAGCAATCTAACAATCCTGTTGTCTTCTCTAGTCAGGCTCAGGGTGGTAATCATTCCCAGACACAATCTGGGTTGCCTTTATCTTCTGACAAAGTAAATTGGGAGGTTTCCAGTCAACTCCAAACTGCTCCTTTTGTTGCTGATCAGGGCACATCAGAGGTTGAGGTAGACAAGAATCAGCGATACCAGTCAACATTACAGTTTGCTGCAAGCCTCCTCCTCCAGATACAGCAGCAACAACAGCAGCAAACAGGTAATCCAGCAGTGCGAGGATCTGGAAATCAACAATGA
- the LOC8287637 gene encoding flowering time control protein FPA isoform X4: protein MRSMNGKRLGGDQIRVDFLRSQSVRRQEQLPEFRDSRDSQFSVAHSGVRRFQHSQTSGGRKEGPPSNVLWVGYPPSVQIDEQMLHNAMILFGEIERIKSFPARHYSFVEFRSVDEARRAKEGLQGRLFNDPRISIMYSSSELAPGKEYSSFNAGGKGPRPEIFNENLFGSNQLEVLDHHRPMGLHTLSGPLPPSNIRRPNLQLRPFGPQGSFDPVLSGAEFNDLAPLHSFRDGNSNIPTGPNWRRPSPPASGILPSPASRVRPPMRSVSTGWDVLDPSQYQREPKRSRLDASLPIDEDAFPSRNRFGPPADAGISGPFVNVQGKRSASPVGGRAAGGPHQHRIDHDFIWRGIIAKGGTPVCNARCVPLDKGMDLELPEVVNCSARTGLDMLTKHYAEAIGFDIVFFLPDSEDDFASYTEFLRYLGSKNRAGVAKFDDGTTLFLVPPSDFLTNVLKVKGPERLYGVVLKLPQQTPSSASIQPQLCQPNHIPQYMDRHQIPPPEIDYNQIARKEERFTPMDYNRILHEDSKPPSKIFYPPATESMTEQSVHQAYASNSTVAVSQAGVSWTPELIASLTSLLPANAQLSTLEGGQPVSGSLVVDKRTLHGWKHSGNTSHMQYGSQFNSESQAPLLSQPYPSISSAPNSSEIMVPGTAQIQDFSVNLPHQGGIASRPLNSVNLPSQGGQVALPPHVSQQYQLEVPHQKAYSGMMHGTEGSYSPSVIQQSNNPVVFSSQAQGGNHSQTQSGLPLSSDKVNWEVSSQLQTAPFVADQGTSEVEVDKNQRYQSTLQFAASLLLQIQQQQQQQTGNPAVRGSGNQQ from the exons ATGAGAAGCATGAACGGAAAACGACTTGGTGGTGATCAGATACGAGTGGATTTCCTTCGGTCACAATCTGTAAGAAGG CAGGAACAATTGCCCGAGTTTCGTGACTCAAGAGACAGCCAGTTTTCAGTTGCACACTCTGGAGTAAGACGATTTCAG CATTCTCAGACTTCAGGGGGCCGAAAGGAAGGTCCACCCAGTAATGTATTATGGGTAGGCTATCCTCCTTCTGTGCAGATTGATGAACAAATGCTCCATAATGCAATGATTCTTTTTGGTGAGATTGAGAGAATAAAGAGCTTCCCAGCAAGGCACTATTCATTTGTAGAATTTAGGAGTGTTGATGAAGCTCGGCGTGCGAAAGAAGGCTTGCAGGGCCGGCTTTTCAATGACCCTCGCATTTCAATTATGTATTCAAGCAGTGAGTTGGCTCCTGGTAAAGAATACTCTAGTTTTAATGCTGGAGGTAAAGGCCCAAGGCCAGagatttttaatgaaaatctGTTTGGGTCTAACCAACTAGAAGTATTGGATCATCATCGTCCTATGGGGCTACATACGTTGTCTGGACCATTACCACCAAGTAATATTCGCAGACCGAACCTACAGCTGCGTCCTTTTGGTCCTCAAGGTAGCTTTGACCCTGTGCTTTCTGGTGCAGAATTTAATGATTTGGCTCCTCTGCATAGTTTCCGTGATGGGAATTCCAACATTCCAACGGGGCCAAACTGGAGAAGGCCGTCTCCTCCTGCATCTGGGATCCTTCCATCACCAGCTTCAAGGGTTAGGCCACCAATGCGGTCAGTATCTACTGGATGGGATGTGCTTGACCCCAGTCAGTATCAGAGGGAACCAAAACGGTCAAGGCTTGATGCTTCATTGCCCATTGATGAGGATGCTTTTCCCTCAAGAAATAGGTTTGGTCCTCCTGCTGATGCAGGTATTTCAGGTCCATTTGTGAATGTTCAAGGGAAGCGTAGTGCTAGTCCGGTTGGTGGAAGGGCTGCAGGAGGACCACACCAACATCGTATTGACCAtgattttatttggcgagGTATTATAGCTAAGGGTGGAACACCAGTATGTAATGCTCGTTGTGTCCCTTTAGATAAAGGGATGGATTTAGAACT TCCTGAAGTCGTTAATTGCTCAGCCAGAACAGGACTGGATATGCTCACAAAACACTATGCCGAGGCCATTGGGTTTGACATTGTCTTTTTCTTGCCAGATAGTGAAGATGATTTTGCTTCTTATACTGAATTCCTTCGCTATCTGGGTTCTAAAAATCGCGCTGGTGTTGCAAAGTTTGATGATGGGACGACACTCTTTCTGGTGCCTCCATCAGATTTCTTAACCAATGTGTTGAAAGTTAAAGGTCCTGAACGTCTCTATGGTGTAGTACTCAAGTTGCCCCAGCAAACTCCTAGTAGTGCATCAATACAGCCACAGCTATGTCAGCCCAACCATATACCTCAGTATATGGATAGACATCAGATTCCACCACCAGAGATTGATTATAATCAAATTGCTCGGAAGGAGGAACGTTTTACACCAATGGATTATAACAGGATTTTGCACGAGGACTCGAAGCCTccatcaaaaatattttatccaCCAGCAACTGAGTCTATGACGGAGCAGTCGGTACATCAAGCGTATGCTTCTAATAGCACTGTAGCAGTTTCGCAGGCTGGAGTTTCTTGGACGCCTGAGCTTATTGCCAGTCTTACATCTTTATTGCCTGCAAATGCACAGTTGTCTACTTTAGAAGGTGGGCAACCAGTGTCAGGCTCCTTAGTTGTTGATAAAAGAACTTTGCATGGATGGAAGCATTCTGGAAACACGAGTCATATGCAGTATGGAAGCCAGTTCAATTCTGAGTCGCAAGCTCCATTGTTATCGCAGCCTTATCCATCGATCTCCAGTGCACCTAACAGTTCAGAAATTATGGTCCCTGGGACTGCCCAAATCCAAGATTTCTCTGTCAACCTACCGCACCAGGGTGGAATTGCATCTAGGCCATTGAACAGCGTTAACTTACCTTCTCAAGGTGGGCAAGTTGCTTTGCCACCACATGTCAGCCAGCAGTATCAGCTTGAGGTTCCTCATCAGAAGGCCTATAGTGGGATGATGCATGGAACAGAAGGATCTTATAGTCCATCAGTTATTCAGCAATCTAACAATCCTGTTGTCTTCTCTAGTCAGGCTCAGGGTGGTAATCATTCCCAGACACAATCTGGGTTGCCTTTATCTTCTGACAAAGTAAATTGGGAGGTTTCCAGTCAACTCCAAACTGCTCCTTTTGTTGCTGATCAGGGCACATCAGAGGTTGAGGTAGACAAGAATCAGCGATACCAGTCAACATTACAGTTTGCTGCAAGCCTCCTCCTCCAGATACAGCAGCAACAACAGCAGCAAACAGGTAATCCAGCAGTGCGAGGATCTGGAAATCAACAATGA